From a single Candidatus Defluviilinea gracilis genomic region:
- a CDS encoding ATP-binding protein, translating into MYEPLENHIQSGKVLLIYGPRRVGKTTLLQNFLKTTPHKYKLDSGDNTRAQEILSSQDFKQILSYVEGYSLLAIDEAQNIPNIGMGLKIIVDQMPNIRVVVTGSSSFELAGQVGEPLTGRKRTLTLYPLAQSELLSFQNRFELKEHLEEYLVFGAYPEVVSSATKKEKIDVIAEIANSYLVKDILAFDRVKNSKTLLDLLKLLAFQVGSEVSLTEIGTQIGVDYKTIQRYLDLLEKAFVIVRLGGFSRNLRNEVTNKAKYYFMDNGIRNALIAQFNEADKRNDIGQLWENFIFIERLKYRTYHSVYANMYFWRTYDQQEIDLVEERDGNLFGYEAKWSTVKTVSAPKNWLGGYSNAKFEVITQENYQNFVLPE; encoded by the coding sequence GTGTACGAACCCCTAGAAAACCATATCCAATCTGGCAAAGTATTGCTGATTTACGGACCCAGACGCGTTGGCAAGACAACTCTGCTTCAGAATTTCCTGAAAACTACCCCTCACAAATATAAATTAGACTCGGGCGATAATACGCGCGCGCAGGAAATTCTCAGTTCACAGGATTTCAAACAGATATTGTCCTATGTGGAGGGATATTCCCTGCTGGCAATTGACGAAGCGCAAAACATTCCTAATATCGGTATGGGATTGAAAATCATCGTTGACCAGATGCCCAATATTCGAGTTGTGGTCACAGGCTCGTCTTCGTTTGAACTCGCGGGTCAGGTTGGCGAACCTCTTACAGGACGGAAGCGCACGCTGACGTTATATCCGCTGGCGCAATCGGAATTATTATCGTTTCAAAATCGATTTGAATTGAAAGAACATCTCGAAGAATATCTTGTTTTTGGCGCATATCCTGAAGTTGTATCCTCTGCGACCAAGAAGGAAAAAATTGACGTGATTGCTGAAATAGCCAATTCATACCTCGTCAAGGACATTCTGGCTTTTGATCGCGTCAAGAACTCAAAGACCTTGCTCGATCTTCTCAAATTGCTGGCGTTTCAGGTTGGCTCCGAAGTTTCACTAACAGAAATTGGAACACAGATCGGCGTGGATTATAAAACCATTCAACGTTATCTCGACCTGCTGGAAAAGGCGTTCGTGATTGTTCGGCTTGGAGGTTTCAGCAGAAACCTGAGAAACGAAGTGACCAACAAGGCAAAATACTACTTTATGGACAACGGTATTCGTAATGCGCTGATCGCCCAGTTCAATGAAGCGGATAAACGCAACGACATCGGTCAATTGTGGGAAAATTTTATTTTTATCGAACGATTGAAATATCGAACGTATCATTCCGTCTATGCCAATATGTATTTCTGGCGCACATACGATCAACAGGAAATAGACCTGGTGGAGGAACGCGACGGAAATTTATTCGGATACGAAGCCAAATGGTCAACAGTTAAAACTGTCTCTGCTCCGAAGAATTGGCTTGGGGGTTACTCCAATGCAAAGTTCGAAGTAATCACGCAAGAAAATTATCAAAACTTTGTTCTACCAGAATGA